Proteins encoded in a region of the Cystobacter fuscus DSM 2262 genome:
- a CDS encoding alpha/beta fold hydrolase, with translation MDVEYGRLYARCIPGARFELIPEAAHFPHIEQLEEVARLIGDFAAGL, from the coding sequence GTGGATGTGGAGTACGGTCGGCTCTATGCCCGCTGCATCCCGGGCGCCCGCTTCGAGCTGATCCCCGAGGCCGCTCATTTCCCTCACATCGAGCAGCTGGAGGAGGTGGCGCGTCTCATCGGCGACTTCGCGGCCGGACTCTGA